A stretch of Salvelinus alpinus chromosome 4, SLU_Salpinus.1, whole genome shotgun sequence DNA encodes these proteins:
- the LOC139573995 gene encoding protein cornichon homolog 4-like isoform X1 yields MEAAVFILSLVDCCALIFLAVYFVITLSDLECDYINARACCSKLNRWVVPELVGQALATVLMLVSLHWFVFLLNLPVAAWNMYSGSEDPCIAAPRAWTPGSQSGIPLLATDCPPYQARKQKVSTLYMAGFGRCPWETWGCLTPLRSTTGDN; encoded by the exons ATGGAGGCGGCTGTGTTCATTCTATCGCTGGTCGACTGCTGTGCTCTGATTTTTCTGGCGGTGTACTTC GTAATTACCCTCTCCGATCTAGAATGTGACTACATCAATGCTCGAGCCTGCTGTTCGAAGTTAAACAGA TGGGTTGTACCAGAGCTGGTAGGCCAGGCCCTGGCAACAGTGCTGATGCTTGTCTCCCTGCACTGGTTTGTCTTCCTACTCAACCTGCCTGTGGCCGCCTGGAACATGTACAG TGGCTCTGAAGACCCCTGCATTGCAGCCCCTAGAGCTTGGACCCCAGGTTCACAGTCCGGGATACCCTTATTAGCCACTGACTGCCCACCGTACCAGGCCAGGAAACAGAAAGTCAGCACACTCTATATGGCAG GGTTTGGAAGGTGCCCATGGGAAACATGGGGGTGTTTGACCCCACTGAGATCCACAACCGGGGACAACTAA
- the LOC139573995 gene encoding protein cornichon homolog 4-like isoform X2, which produces MEAAVFILSLVDCCALIFLAVYFVITLSDLECDYINARACCSKLNRWVVPELVGQALATVLMLVSLHWFVFLLNLPVAAWNMYRVWKVPMGNMGVFDPTEIHNRGQLKSHMKESMIKLGFHLLCFFIYLYSMILALIND; this is translated from the exons ATGGAGGCGGCTGTGTTCATTCTATCGCTGGTCGACTGCTGTGCTCTGATTTTTCTGGCGGTGTACTTC GTAATTACCCTCTCCGATCTAGAATGTGACTACATCAATGCTCGAGCCTGCTGTTCGAAGTTAAACAGA TGGGTTGTACCAGAGCTGGTAGGCCAGGCCCTGGCAACAGTGCTGATGCTTGTCTCCCTGCACTGGTTTGTCTTCCTACTCAACCTGCCTGTGGCCGCCTGGAACATGTACAG GGTTTGGAAGGTGCCCATGGGAAACATGGGGGTGTTTGACCCCACTGAGATCCACAACCGGGGACAACTAAAGTCTCACATGAAAGAGTCCATGATCAAACTCGGCTTCCACCTGCTCTGCTTCTTCATCTACCTGTACAG catgatcctgGCACTGATCAACGATTGA
- the LOC139573995 gene encoding uncharacterized protein isoform X3 yields the protein MMTTWCGGVVMWVVPELVGQALATVLMLVSLHWFVFLLNLPVAAWNMYSGSEDPCIAAPRAWTPGSQSGIPLLATDCPPYQARKQKVSTLYMAGFGRCPWETWGCLTPLRSTTGDN from the exons A TGATGACGACATGGTGTGGTGGGGTGGTAATG TGGGTTGTACCAGAGCTGGTAGGCCAGGCCCTGGCAACAGTGCTGATGCTTGTCTCCCTGCACTGGTTTGTCTTCCTACTCAACCTGCCTGTGGCCGCCTGGAACATGTACAG TGGCTCTGAAGACCCCTGCATTGCAGCCCCTAGAGCTTGGACCCCAGGTTCACAGTCCGGGATACCCTTATTAGCCACTGACTGCCCACCGTACCAGGCCAGGAAACAGAAAGTCAGCACACTCTATATGGCAG GGTTTGGAAGGTGCCCATGGGAAACATGGGGGTGTTTGACCCCACTGAGATCCACAACCGGGGACAACTAA
- the LOC139573995 gene encoding protein cornichon homolog 4-like isoform X4, with protein sequence MMTTWCGGVVMWVVPELVGQALATVLMLVSLHWFVFLLNLPVAAWNMYRVWKVPMGNMGVFDPTEIHNRGQLKSHMKESMIKLGFHLLCFFIYLYSMILALIND encoded by the exons A TGATGACGACATGGTGTGGTGGGGTGGTAATG TGGGTTGTACCAGAGCTGGTAGGCCAGGCCCTGGCAACAGTGCTGATGCTTGTCTCCCTGCACTGGTTTGTCTTCCTACTCAACCTGCCTGTGGCCGCCTGGAACATGTACAG GGTTTGGAAGGTGCCCATGGGAAACATGGGGGTGTTTGACCCCACTGAGATCCACAACCGGGGACAACTAAAGTCTCACATGAAAGAGTCCATGATCAAACTCGGCTTCCACCTGCTCTGCTTCTTCATCTACCTGTACAG catgatcctgGCACTGATCAACGATTGA
- the LOC139573995 gene encoding protein cornichon homolog 4-like isoform X5, translated as MLVSLHWFVFLLNLPVAAWNMYRVWKVPMGNMGVFDPTEIHNRGQLKSHMKESMIKLGFHLLCFFIYLYSMILALIND; from the exons ATGCTTGTCTCCCTGCACTGGTTTGTCTTCCTACTCAACCTGCCTGTGGCCGCCTGGAACATGTACAG GGTTTGGAAGGTGCCCATGGGAAACATGGGGGTGTTTGACCCCACTGAGATCCACAACCGGGGACAACTAAAGTCTCACATGAAAGAGTCCATGATCAAACTCGGCTTCCACCTGCTCTGCTTCTTCATCTACCTGTACAG catgatcctgGCACTGATCAACGATTGA
- the LOC139573994 gene encoding uncharacterized protein, translating to MPRVPAHLRERALGMLQGGMRTADVGRAMNCNVRTVRRLSQRYREVGRTVDRPRSGRPRVTTPAQDRYIRTSHLRNRYRMATTARVTPGMHNPSISAQTVRNRLREAGLGACRPVVRQVLTRHHRQQRCLWAQTHRRWTGKKCSSLTSHCFVSPGVVVGLAFIVEGMSVTPRPVLWSRIDLEVEGPSWSGAVCHNFIGLSLLSLQAISMLCVTGKTSSSLMWYPSCRLILTSPSSMTMPYCSFCA from the coding sequence atgcccagggtccctgctcatctgcgtgaacgtgccttaggcatgctgcaaggaggcatgaggactgcagatgtgggcAGGGCAATGAACTGCAATGTCcgcactgtgagacgcctaagtcAGCGCTACAGGGAGGTAGGACGGACagttgatcgtcctcgcagtggcagaccacgtgtaacaacacctgcacaggatcggtacatccgaacatcacacctgcggaacaggtacaggatggcaacaactgcccgagttacaccaggaatgcacaacccctctatcagtgctcagactgtccgcaataggctgagagaggctggactgggggcttgtaggcctgttgtaaggcaggtcctcaccagacatcaccggcaacaacgttgcctatgggcacaaacccaccgtcgctggactggcaaaaagtgctcttcactgacgagtcactgttttgtctcaccaggggtggtgGTCGGactcgcgtttatcgtcgaaggaatgagcgttacaccgaggcctgtactctggagtaggatcgatttggaggtggagggtccatcatggtctggggcggtgtgtcacaacttcatcggactgagcttgttgtcattgcaggcaatctcaatgctgtgcgttacagggaagacatcctcctccctcatgtggtacccttcctgcaggctcattctgacatcgccctccagcatgacaatgccatactgctcgttctgtgcgtaa